In Penicillium oxalicum strain HP7-1 chromosome VII, whole genome shotgun sequence, one DNA window encodes the following:
- a CDS encoding ABC1 family protein lscO, with protein MAHVTLLRSLRRLPTSPHSLLLARAVPRRAVHAGEFQPFVPPSPSSLGKPVAAKTYTRTRKWLRRLVYTSIVTGIAYGIDSQFYASSLTRTARTFSVGLLVALDYKINFRPEPPLASSIAAVHARNAERLSDLLRSNGGLYLKMGQAIAMQSAILPPEFQAMFSRMFDDAPQNEWKEVEKTIREDFGKSPEEVFGVSFTGEPGKGVMEQRARASASVAQVHWARLQDGREVAIKIQKHEIEQQLAWDLWAFKAVTWIYSKMFDIPFYSLVPYISERLSLETDFENEATNAETMARLVAGEPRLRDRVYIPKVYRDLTSRRVMTAEWVEGGSPGCQGTPMDPPNSTIPLSDARNARAAKLKPERTHWKGPNQRGGLGVSLKDVMTTMVDLFSAQMFLFGWVHCDPHPGNIFIRRKPSGQPELVLIDHGLYIHMEPHFRHEYARFWKALLTFDNKTLGAIAKGWGVNNADIFASATLLRPYRGGDMSTQRGIEGLSKRERAERHYEMQQAARKAIREILGDENKWPRELIFIGRNLRIVQGNNQFLGSPVNRVKITGMWASRALVESPDLPLPEKIRNFGRHVVFRFVLFSSDLFFWFTKIRQFLKLGGGMEDDLEAQMQTMAKDMGVDLNHGVFEG; from the exons ATGGCACACGTGACGCTCCTCCGCTCCCTTCGGCGGCTGCCCACCTCACCTcactctctccttctcgctCGCGCAGTACCCCGTCGTGCAGTCCACGCCGGTGAATTTCAACCGTTCGTCCCGCCATCGCCCAGCTCACTTGGGAAACCCGTCGCCGCAAAGACCTACACGCGCACACGAAAATGGCTGCGGCGACTCGTCTATACCTCCATCGTGACGGGAATCGCGTACGGGATTGATTCCCAGTTCTATGCTTCCTCCTTGACGAGAACCGCACGCACGTTCTCCGTCGGTCTCCTCGTTGCGTTGGACTACAAGATCAACTTCCGCCCGGAACCGCCTCTGGCCAGTTCCATCGCCGCCGTGCATGCGCGCAATGCGGAGCGGTTATCGGATCTGCTGCGCTCCAACGGGGGTCTGTACCTGAAGATGGGCCAGGCCATTGCGATGCAATCTGCCATCTTACCCCCCGAGTTCCAGGCGATGTTCTCGCGCATGTTTGACGATGCTCCCCAAAATGAATGGAAAGAGGTTGAGAAGACCATCCGCGAGGATTTTGGGAAATCTCCCGAGGAGGTCTTTGGAGTCTCCTTCACCGGTGAGCCCGGCAAGGGTGTGATGGAACAGCGAGCTCGAGCCAGTGCCAGTGTTGCCCAGGTCCACTGGGCGCGCTTGCAGGATGGTCGAGAAGTGGCCATCAAGATCCAGAAACACGAGATTGAGCAACAGCTTGCGTGGGACTTGTGGGCTTTCAA AGCCGTCACCTGGATCTACAGCAAAATGTTCGACATTCCCTTCTACAGCCTTGTGCCCTATATCAGCGAGCGTCTGTCCCTCGAGACGGATTTTGAGAACGAAGCCACCAATGCGGAGACGATGGCTCGACTAGTCGCGGGCGAGCCTCGTCTGCGCGACCGCGTGTACATCCCCAAGGTCTACCGTGACCTCACTTCTCGGCGAGTGATGACCGCTGAGTGGGTGGAAGGG GGCAGCCCCGGCTGTCAGGGCACCCCGATGGACCCGCCGAACAGCACGATACCGCTGTCAGATGCGCGCAATGCCCGAGCCGCGAAACTCAAGCCCGAGCGGACGCACTGGAAGGGACCCAACCAACGCGGCGGTCTCGGCGTCTCGTTGAAAGATGTCATGACGACCATGGTTGACCTGTTCTCGGCCCAGATGTTCCTGTTTGGATGGGTGCACTGTGACCCTCATCCTGGCAACATCTTCATTCGCCGCAAGCCCTCCGGCCAACCGGAGCTGGTACTCATCGATCACGGACTGTACATTCACATGGAACCTCACTTCCGGCACGAATACGCCCGGTTCTGGAAAGCGCTCCTGACGTTTGACAACAAGACCCTGGGTGCGATTGCCAAGGGCTGGGGGGTCAACAACGCCGACATCTTCGCATCGGCGACTCTGCTCCGTCCGTACCGGGGTGGAGACATGTCTACGCAGCGCGGCATCGAAGGGCTGAGCAAACGGGAACGCGCCGAGCGCCACTACGAGATGCAGCAAGCCGCACGCAAGGCCATCCGCGAGATCCTGGGCGATGAGAACAAATGGCCTCGGGAGCTGATCTTCATCGGGCGCAATCTCCGTATTGTCCAGGGCAACAATCAGTTCCTAGGCTCGCCGGTCAACCGGGTCAAGATCACAGGCATGTGGGCGTCACGGGCGCTGGTTGAATCACCCGATCTGCCGCTCCCCGAAAAGATCCGCAACTTTGGCCGCCATGTGGTGTTTCGCTTTGTCCTGTTCAGCAGTGACCTTTTCTTCTGGTTCACCAAGATCCGACAGTTTTTGAAACTGGGCGGCGGGATGGAAGACGACCTCGAAGCGCAGATGCAGACCATGGCCAAGGATATGGGGGTGGACCTCAACCACGGGGTCTTTGAGGGATAG